A section of the Camelus ferus isolate YT-003-E chromosome 33, BCGSAC_Cfer_1.0, whole genome shotgun sequence genome encodes:
- the TIRAP gene encoding toll/interleukin-1 receptor domain-containing adapter protein, translated as MASSTSSPAPRSRSRKPLGRMADWFRQALSKKATKTPVSPECSPSDVSQPSSRDSPPPLGPCSEASSTPTPTRAGAESSLGGGGGGAGGSGGGGGSSSGGGGSSSSSSGGRWSKDYDVCVCHSEEDLAAAQELVSYLEGHAARLRCFLQLRDATPGGAIVSELCQALSSSHCRVLLITPGFLRDPWCRYQMLQALSEAPGAEGRTIPLMSGLSRAAYPAELRFMYFVDGRGPDGGFRQVQEAVLRYLQSLS; from the exons ATGGCATCATCaacctcctccccagctcctcgCTCCAGGTCCAGGAAGCCTCTGGGCAGGATGGCTG ACTGGTTCAGGCAGGCCCTGTCCAAGAAGGCCACGAAGACGCCCGTCTCCCCGGAATGCTCCCCCAGTGACGTTTCACAGCCGAGCTCACgggacagccccccacccctgggcccctGCTCAGAGGCGTCTTCCACCCCAACACCGACACGCGCAGGCGCCGAGAGCAgcctcggcggcggcggcggcggcgccggcggcagcggcggcggcggcggcagcagcagcggcggcggcggcagcagcagcagcagcagcggcggccgCTGGAGCAAGGACTACGATGTGTGCGTGTGCCACAGCGAGGAGGACCTGGCGGCCGCCCAGGAGCTGGTCTCCTACCTGGAGGGCCACGCTGCCCGCCTGCGCTGCTTCCTGCAGCTTCGCGATGCCACCCCAGGCGGCGCCATCGTGTCCGAGCTGTGCCAGGCGCTGAGCAGCAGCCACTGCCGCGTGCTGCTCATCACCCCGGGCTTCCTCCGGGACCCGTGGTGCAGGTACCAGATGCTGCAGGCGCTGAGCGAGGCCCCCGGCGCGGAGGGCCGCACCATCCCGCTGATGTCAGGCCTCAGCAGAGCCGCCTACCCCGCCGAACTGCGCTTCATGTACTTCGTGGACGGCCGGGGCCCCGATGGCGGCTTTCGCCAAGTCCAGGAGGCTGTCCTGCGGT ATCTGCAGAGCCTCAGCTGA